The genomic DNA CTTGCATCAATCGATTAACCTCGGATAAATCATTTGGAAAATTAAATAACTGCAATTCATCGTAGTCCAAATTTAGTTTTTTTAAAAAATAAGTTAACTTACTGACTGTCGTATCTGCTTTATTTTGAATAAAACGTTTATAAACCGAACGACTGGCTTCCTCTCCGCAAAGTTCTGCGATCGTTATTCCTTTTTGCTTTCTGACAAATTCAACGATTTCCCATACTTCCATTTTTTCACTCCTGACCTCTTTCACTGAAATTTGAACTCAATGATTCTTAGAAAGAGCTTCTATGATTGAAATTTGATAAAGCTAAAAATCCCCGTTTATTATAATCTTACCATCATTCTTGTTTGAATATTACATTTATTTATAATAACTACCGTTTTTAAAATATAAAGACTTTAATAACAAATAAAAAAAATGTAACAAAAAAATATTGATGTTATTTATAAATGTGATAATAAGGGAATAAACAATATATTTTCCGTTCAACATGTCATATTATAAAAAAGAATGAGCGCTCGCAACGGTACCTTCTGCGAGTGCTCATTCCTTTTGATGATGCATCAGATTATCAATGCTATCATACCAATTATAATGTTGATTGTTGTGGGCTATTAATTAGGGTTTCTACATATTTTTTTGCTTTTCTTAGTAGCTGGATTTTTCTTATCTGACTGACATAGTTTTTACGGTCTAACATGAAATATTTATTTTCTCTGATTACGCTTAATTGCTCTTTATAGATCATAGCGGCAGCAGTTAATGCGAGTTGACAATTCCGATCAATAAACGGCAGCATCGTAAAAGAAGTTTCATATTTTTTCTCTGCTTCATTGGCTACCGCTTCCCATAGATCAATCAACGGCTTCGCAGGTTCATCTGCTTGTAACATGGCTTCAGTCACACCATGGGCACGCATCATTTCCTTTGGTAAATAAATCCGTCCCATTTTATTATCTTCACCGATATCTCGTAAAATGTTTGTGAGTTGCATCGCTTCACCCAGTCGTTTTGCCTGTAACTGGATTTTTTCTGCTTGGTCAGATAATAAAGGTAACAACATCAAGCCAACACTACCTGCGACATAGTAACAATAGTCTTCTAAGTCAGCAAATGTTTTTGGCTGTGTAAAGACTAAATCTTGCTTTTGACCTGCGATCATGTCGTAGAACGGAGACAAGGTCATGGGATAAACGGAAAAAACAACCGACAAGGCACGCCAAATAGGTTGATCAGGAATTTTACCCATGGAGAAAGCATCTAGTTGGTGTTTTAATGCCAACAATTCTTCCTCACTATGCGCTAAGTCAACGGTATCATCTGCCAAGCGACAAAAAGCATAAATGGCATAGACACTTTTTGCTTTTTCTTCAGGAAGTTGAGAAAACGCTGCGTAAAACGATTTTGAATATTTTTTTATCACAGTTTCACAATAGGCAAAATCGTCTGCGTGTTTTTCAAACAGTTCCTGATTAGTTTTTGTCATCTTTAACCAACTCCTCTACCGCAAGCTTAGCACTTTGCATCACGATTGGTACACCAGCTCCGGGATGTGTACTGCTACCACAGAAATAAAGATTCTCAGCAGAAGCAAATTTATTGTGAGGTCGATAATAGTTACTTTGTTTTAAGGTTGGTTTCAACCCAAATGTTGCACCATTATAGGCATTGAAATGTTTTTCAAAGTCTTTTGGTGTATAAAAACTTTCTGAAACGATATGCTCTTCAATATCAGTAAAGTCCGTCTTTTCTTTTAATAACGTCAATACTTTTTGACGGTATTCTTGGACTTTCGCCTCTGACCAATCTTCATATTTTGAAAGTTCTGGAACTGGTACTAATACATATAAGCCTTCATGGTTTTCTGGGGCTAATGATTCATCCATGATCGTAGGTCGGTATAAATAAAAGGATGGATCTTCTGGTAAACGACCATCTTCAAATAAATCATCCACATTTCGTTTGAAGTCATCTGCGAAGTAGATGCTGTGGAGATAGTCCCCCGGATATTTTTTATCTAGACCTAAGTATAGTAAGAAACAAGAACAAGAGTATTCCATCTTATCGATTTTCTTATCCGTATATTTCCCACGATTCTTTTCATCAGGAATCAACTCTTTCATTGCATAAGGGAAATCAGCACCACAAACGACCGCATCTGCTTCTATTCGTTCCTGTCCGATTCGAACACCTTTTGCCACTTTATCTTCAATGATCAATTCATCAACGGGTGTATTGTAATGGATCGTTCCACCTAATTCTTCTAATAAGTTAGCTAGTGAGGTTGCTAAAGTATACATACCTCCCTTAATAAAATGAACTCCGTAGAAGAGTTCGATCATGGGGATGATCGTATATAACGACGGACCTTGGTATGGGGAAACACCGATGTATAAGGTTTGGAACGCCAATGATTTTCGCAACCGTTCATCTTTGACAAATTTAGCAATCGATGAATACGCATCACTAAAGGTTCTTAGACGAATCCCTGCCCATAGTGATTTAGGGTTATAGAAATCCCAAAAACCACGAAAGGATTTAGTAATAAATGCTTCTTTGGCTATGTTATAACGCTTGTAGATATCCGCTAGAAACGCATAATAGCCTTGTGCATCTTCTTGGGAAATCGCTTCGAGCGTTTTGGTCAATTCAATGAGATCATTTGAAAATTCGATTGGTTCTTCTTTATTGAAATAGAGCTTCAACATAGGATCGACTTTTTCCATCGGAATGTAGTCATCCGGATCTTTCCCACAAAATTCAAATACTTCGCGATAGATTTCAGGCATCATCACGATCGTTGGCCCCACATCAAACGTGAACCCATCTTTTTTGATTTGGTTCATCTTACCACCAGGACCACTTTCTTTTTCGTACAATGTTACTTCATAGCCTAATTTTTGCAAGCGTACAGCTGCACTTAATCCCGCAACTCCTGCACCTGTTACAATGACTTTTTTCATGACATCCACCTACTCAATTCTTGTTCTATAAATTTTTATCATCTGATAAATTTTAGGATATCATTAAATTTGTTATGTCATAAAATAAAACGCTCAAATAACATTCGTTACATTAAATTTTCTTCATTTTTCATTGTTTTTAATTTATTTTTTATCATTTTTCACTCAGTATTATTTACGCGTGAAATATACGATCTAGATAGCTATTGTCAGCTAACCCCGAATAAACAGCCTTCAAAAGCCAATTCATTAAAAAAGCTATGACATCCGAAAATATTTTCATATTTTTAGATGTCACAGCTTTTTTGGTTGATTACTTTTATCACAACCTCAACTGTTTATTCAGTTTTATGTTGAAATTCATCTAATCGTGCACGAACTTCATCCGTAGATTTCGTGTTCATCAATTGCACACGCAAATCGTTGGCTCCTGGAAATCCTTTGACGTAGATTTTGAAGAAACGATGTAAGCCTGTGATCGAACGTGGGATCTCTTGTGCATAATGGTCTTGTAAATCTAGTTGTAAGCGCAGTAAGTCAATAAGTTCTTCTGCTGAATGCTCTCTTGGTTCTTTTTCAAAGGCAAATGGATTTTTAAAAATACCTCGGCCGATCATGATGCCATCTACACCATATTTTTCCGCTAATTCAAGCCCTGTTTGGCGGTCAGGGATGTCACCATTGATCGTCAACTTCGTTTGTGGGGCAATTTGATCACGCAAGGCAACGACTTCAGGAATCAGTTCCCAATGTGCCGCAACTTTACTCATTTC from Enterococcus mundtii includes the following:
- a CDS encoding phytoene desaturase family protein, coding for MKKVIVTGAGVAGLSAAVRLQKLGYEVTLYEKESGPGGKMNQIKKDGFTFDVGPTIVMMPEIYREVFEFCGKDPDDYIPMEKVDPMLKLYFNKEEPIEFSNDLIELTKTLEAISQEDAQGYYAFLADIYKRYNIAKEAFITKSFRGFWDFYNPKSLWAGIRLRTFSDAYSSIAKFVKDERLRKSLAFQTLYIGVSPYQGPSLYTIIPMIELFYGVHFIKGGMYTLATSLANLLEELGGTIHYNTPVDELIIEDKVAKGVRIGQERIEADAVVCGADFPYAMKELIPDEKNRGKYTDKKIDKMEYSCSCFLLYLGLDKKYPGDYLHSIYFADDFKRNVDDLFEDGRLPEDPSFYLYRPTIMDESLAPENHEGLYVLVPVPELSKYEDWSEAKVQEYRQKVLTLLKEKTDFTDIEEHIVSESFYTPKDFEKHFNAYNGATFGLKPTLKQSNYYRPHNKFASAENLYFCGSSTHPGAGVPIVMQSAKLAVEELVKDDKN
- a CDS encoding phytoene/squalene synthase family protein, encoding MTKTNQELFEKHADDFAYCETVIKKYSKSFYAAFSQLPEEKAKSVYAIYAFCRLADDTVDLAHSEEELLALKHQLDAFSMGKIPDQPIWRALSVVFSVYPMTLSPFYDMIAGQKQDLVFTQPKTFADLEDYCYYVAGSVGLMLLPLLSDQAEKIQLQAKRLGEAMQLTNILRDIGEDNKMGRIYLPKEMMRAHGVTEAMLQADEPAKPLIDLWEAVANEAEKKYETSFTMLPFIDRNCQLALTAAAMIYKEQLSVIRENKYFMLDRKNYVSQIRKIQLLRKAKKYVETLINSPQQSTL